The following coding sequences lie in one Cytophagia bacterium CHB2 genomic window:
- a CDS encoding CoA pyrophosphatase codes for MFSPSALKQLLQTAKARVAPLPGLKHSAVLMILFEAGTPAQTHAVFIMKTADGSRHGGQIAFPGGRVEPEDSSTLATALRETREEIGIAPEQLEVMGS; via the coding sequence ATGTTCTCGCCCAGCGCGCTTAAACAACTCTTGCAAACGGCAAAAGCCCGTGTTGCGCCTTTGCCTGGCCTGAAACATTCTGCCGTGCTCATGATTTTGTTTGAAGCCGGAACGCCGGCGCAAACTCATGCCGTCTTCATTATGAAAACGGCTGACGGTTCGCGCCATGGCGGGCAAATCGCCTTCCCGGGCGGCCGCGTCGAGCCGGAAGACTCCTCGACACTGGCGACCGCGCTGCGCGAAACACGCGAAGAAATTGGCATCGCGCCCGAACAACTTGAGGTGATGGGAAGT